The following are from one region of the Haloactinomyces albus genome:
- a CDS encoding 3-hydroxyacyl-CoA dehydrogenase NAD-binding domain-containing protein: MTTAATQQSAQTPDFPNEVVTRAFTRLIDVPGVAGRVALITIDNGYDHNRPSTFGPGGLASLNAALDEAFDAAPAAIAVTGKPFVFAVGADLSGVGEISERDQAHYVAKTGHDVFRRLTESTIPTFALVNGAALGGGLELALSCHYRTVAANAGAIAFPECFLGLFPGWGGTQLLPNLIGADAAVTVIVENALNQNKMLNPGKATKMGIFDIELDAADFLEESLRWAGRVVSGEVQVQRPEIDRGQAWDDAIGRARSIVAGKTHGASPAVDRAVDLIDLARGNDLDSGYAAETEALTDALMSDELRAGLYSFDLTQKRAKKPAGAPDKSLARDIGKVGVVGAGLMAGQLALLFLRRLQVPVVLTDIDQERIDKGVAYVHGEIDKLADKGRLSGDEVNRLKALVSGSLDKQAFADADFVLEAVFEEMSVKQKVFGELEQYVSPEAILATNTSSLSISEMAANLSHPQRVVGFHFFNPVAVLPLLEIVRGTKTDDASLATAFSVGKQLKKSCVLVEDAPAFVVNRLLTRFLGEIIASVDEGTPFEVADRALNPLGLPMSPMVLLQLVGPAIAQHVNETMHAAYPDRFGLSDNLQRFVDAGKTAVWQSDDNGNQVVDPEVAELWQQGENPSSEEQVRDRALRALAGEARIMLDEGVVAEAQDLDLCLLLGAGWPFWLGGITPYLDRSGVSERVNGKRFLEPGVADVPNS, translated from the coding sequence GTGACCACGGCAGCCACTCAGCAGTCCGCGCAGACCCCGGACTTCCCGAACGAGGTGGTGACCCGGGCGTTCACCCGCCTGATCGACGTGCCCGGTGTGGCGGGCCGGGTCGCGCTGATCACCATCGACAACGGGTACGACCACAACCGCCCCTCGACCTTCGGCCCAGGCGGCCTGGCAAGCCTGAACGCCGCCCTGGACGAAGCTTTCGACGCCGCGCCCGCAGCCATCGCCGTCACCGGTAAACCCTTCGTCTTCGCGGTGGGTGCGGACCTCTCCGGCGTCGGCGAGATCTCCGAGCGGGACCAGGCGCACTATGTCGCCAAGACCGGCCATGACGTCTTCCGTCGCCTGACCGAATCGACGATCCCGACCTTCGCCCTGGTCAACGGGGCGGCACTCGGTGGTGGACTGGAATTGGCGCTGTCCTGCCACTACCGCACCGTGGCCGCCAACGCGGGCGCGATCGCCTTCCCCGAATGCTTCCTGGGCCTGTTCCCGGGCTGGGGCGGGACGCAACTGCTGCCCAATCTGATCGGCGCGGACGCGGCCGTCACGGTCATCGTGGAAAACGCGCTGAACCAGAACAAGATGCTCAACCCGGGCAAGGCCACCAAGATGGGCATCTTCGACATCGAACTCGATGCTGCCGACTTCCTGGAGGAGTCCCTGCGGTGGGCGGGGCGCGTTGTCTCCGGTGAGGTGCAGGTGCAGCGACCCGAGATCGACCGCGGACAGGCATGGGACGACGCGATCGGCCGGGCCCGATCCATCGTCGCGGGCAAGACGCACGGTGCCTCCCCCGCCGTGGACCGTGCCGTCGACCTGATCGACCTGGCCCGCGGCAACGACCTCGACTCCGGGTACGCGGCCGAGACCGAGGCGCTGACCGACGCCCTGATGTCCGATGAACTGCGCGCGGGTCTGTACTCGTTCGACCTGACGCAGAAGCGGGCCAAGAAACCCGCAGGGGCACCGGACAAATCGCTGGCCCGCGACATCGGCAAGGTCGGCGTGGTCGGCGCCGGGCTGATGGCGGGACAGCTCGCCCTGCTGTTCCTGCGCCGCCTGCAGGTGCCGGTCGTGCTCACCGACATCGATCAGGAACGCATCGACAAGGGCGTGGCCTACGTGCACGGCGAGATCGACAAACTCGCGGACAAGGGCCGCCTCTCCGGCGACGAGGTCAACCGGCTCAAGGCGCTCGTGTCCGGCTCGCTGGACAAGCAGGCCTTCGCCGATGCCGACTTCGTCCTCGAAGCCGTCTTCGAGGAGATGTCGGTCAAGCAGAAGGTGTTCGGCGAACTCGAACAGTACGTCTCCCCGGAAGCGATCCTGGCCACCAACACCTCATCGCTGTCGATCTCGGAGATGGCCGCGAACCTGTCGCATCCGCAGCGGGTCGTCGGTTTCCACTTCTTCAACCCGGTGGCGGTGCTGCCGCTGCTGGAGATCGTGCGTGGCACGAAGACCGACGACGCGTCACTGGCCACGGCATTCTCGGTCGGCAAACAGCTGAAGAAGTCCTGCGTCCTGGTCGAGGATGCTCCGGCGTTCGTCGTCAACCGGCTGCTGACCCGATTCCTCGGCGAGATCATCGCCTCGGTCGACGAGGGCACCCCCTTCGAGGTCGCCGACCGAGCGCTCAACCCGCTCGGCCTGCCGATGAGTCCGATGGTGCTGCTGCAGCTCGTCGGTCCGGCCATCGCCCAACACGTCAACGAAACGATGCACGCCGCCTATCCCGACCGCTTCGGGCTCAGCGACAACCTGCAGCGCTTCGTCGACGCCGGTAAGACCGCCGTGTGGCAGTCCGACGACAACGGCAACCAGGTCGTCGACCCGGAGGTCGCCGAGCTGTGGCAGCAGGGCGAGAATCCCTCGAGCGAGGAGCAGGTGCGTGACCGCGCCCTGCGGGCACTGGCCGGAGAAGCACGGATCATGCTCGACGAGGGTGTGGTCGCCGAGGCCCAGGACCTCGACCTGTGCCTGCTCCTCGGTGCGGGCTGGCCGTTCTGGCTCGGCGGCATCACGCCGTACCTCGACCGCTCCGGCGTGTCCGAGCGGGTCAACGGCAAGCGGTTCCTGGAACCCGGCGTGGCCGACGTGCCGAACTCCTGA
- a CDS encoding thiolase family protein, giving the protein MVFVDGVRTPFGKAGPKGMYAETRADDMIVKVIRELLRRQPDLPPERIDEVAIAATTQIGDQGLTIGRTAALLAGLPKSVPGFAIDRMCAGAMTSVTATAGSIAFGAYDFAIAGGVEHMGSHPMGEGVDPNPRFVSDKLVDPSAMVMGSTAENLHDRYPDVTKQRTDAYAARSQQRYEAAAAAGRIAADLAPVATRSTEHGWGLATTDEPPRPGTTEESLYGLKTPFRPHGRVTPGNAAGLNDGATGCLIADEDSAAELGLPVGMRLVGYSFAGVEPEVMGVGPVPATEKALQRAGLSIDDIGLFEINEAFAVQVLAFLDHFGIAEDDPRVNPWGGAIACGHPLASSGVRLMTQLSRHFAENPDVRYGITTMCIGFGMGGTVIWENPHYNGGTQ; this is encoded by the coding sequence GTGGTCTTCGTCGATGGCGTGCGAACGCCGTTCGGCAAGGCCGGCCCGAAGGGCATGTACGCCGAGACACGCGCGGACGACATGATCGTCAAGGTCATCCGGGAACTCCTGCGCAGGCAACCCGACCTCCCGCCCGAGCGCATCGACGAGGTCGCGATCGCCGCCACCACCCAGATCGGCGATCAGGGCCTCACGATCGGAAGAACCGCCGCGCTCCTGGCAGGCCTGCCGAAGTCCGTACCCGGCTTCGCCATCGACCGGATGTGCGCGGGAGCGATGACGTCGGTGACCGCGACCGCGGGCAGCATCGCCTTCGGCGCCTATGACTTCGCCATCGCAGGCGGTGTCGAACACATGGGCAGTCATCCGATGGGCGAGGGCGTGGACCCCAACCCTCGGTTCGTCTCGGACAAGCTGGTGGACCCCTCGGCGATGGTGATGGGCTCCACCGCCGAGAACCTGCACGACCGCTATCCGGACGTGACCAAGCAGCGCACGGACGCCTATGCCGCTCGCAGCCAACAGCGTTACGAAGCCGCCGCGGCGGCAGGCCGGATCGCCGCCGATCTGGCCCCGGTGGCCACCCGCTCCACCGAGCACGGCTGGGGCCTGGCCACCACCGACGAGCCTCCCCGTCCCGGCACGACCGAGGAGAGCTTGTACGGCCTGAAAACTCCGTTCCGGCCGCACGGCAGGGTCACCCCCGGTAACGCCGCGGGGCTCAACGACGGCGCCACCGGCTGCCTCATCGCCGACGAGGACAGCGCAGCCGAACTCGGCCTGCCGGTTGGTATGCGCCTGGTCGGCTACTCCTTCGCAGGCGTGGAGCCGGAGGTGATGGGGGTCGGACCGGTCCCGGCGACCGAGAAAGCCCTGCAGCGCGCAGGCCTTTCCATCGACGACATCGGACTGTTCGAGATCAACGAGGCCTTCGCCGTGCAGGTCCTGGCTTTCCTGGACCACTTCGGCATCGCCGAGGACGATCCCCGCGTCAACCCGTGGGGCGGCGCGATCGCCTGCGGCCACCCGCTGGCTTCCTCCGGCGTCCGATTGATGACCCAGCTCTCCCGCCACTTCGCCGAGAATCCCGACGTCCGCTACGGCATCACCACCATGTGTATCGGCTTCGGTATGGGCGGCACGGTGATCTGGGAGAATCCGCACTACAACGGGGGTACACAGTGA
- a CDS encoding ribonuclease D, producing MDAAHSEPTGSDRSEPVLLTEPADGTPSVVDTPEALHTAAAALAAGQGPVAVDTERASGYRYWQRAYLVQLHREGSGTVLVDPLPLAGELSPLVAALSDTEWVLHAASQDLPCLAELGLYPGRLFDTELAGRLAGFDRVSLGALVERMLSYQLEKGHSAVDWSRRPLPRDWLVYAALDVELLIALRSALRAELDGQGKLEWAHEEFETVRTAEPPAARPEPWRRTSGIHRIRQPRQLAAVRSLWQARDALARERDLAPGRVLPDSSIMQAAQTNPANEAELTALPVFGGKQQRRRASMWMRALNAARSLPKSELPDPTPPNDGPPPANRWSDRDPAAAARLSAARTALAEIAETNSLPMENLILPDLLRRTCWDPPENPDPETVARTLRARGAREWQISLTAEALSTALDTPAI from the coding sequence GTGGATGCTGCCCACTCCGAACCCACCGGGTCCGACCGGTCCGAGCCGGTGCTGTTGACCGAACCGGCCGACGGTACACCGTCGGTGGTCGACACTCCGGAAGCACTACACACCGCGGCGGCCGCCCTGGCTGCAGGTCAGGGTCCGGTCGCCGTGGACACCGAACGAGCCTCGGGCTATCGGTACTGGCAACGTGCCTACCTGGTGCAATTGCACCGAGAGGGATCGGGCACCGTCCTGGTCGATCCGCTCCCCCTCGCGGGAGAACTCAGCCCACTCGTGGCGGCACTGTCGGACACCGAATGGGTGCTGCACGCGGCATCACAGGACCTGCCATGCCTGGCCGAACTCGGTCTGTACCCGGGTCGCCTGTTCGATACGGAGCTGGCCGGGCGACTGGCGGGCTTCGACCGTGTCTCGCTCGGTGCGCTGGTCGAACGGATGCTGTCGTATCAGCTGGAGAAGGGGCACAGCGCGGTCGACTGGTCACGTCGTCCGCTACCACGGGACTGGCTCGTCTATGCCGCCCTGGATGTGGAACTGCTGATCGCTCTGCGTTCCGCACTCCGCGCCGAACTCGACGGGCAGGGCAAGCTCGAATGGGCCCACGAGGAATTCGAGACGGTCCGTACCGCCGAACCGCCTGCGGCTCGGCCCGAGCCCTGGCGCCGCACCTCGGGGATTCACCGGATACGGCAGCCCCGTCAACTGGCAGCGGTGCGTTCCCTGTGGCAGGCACGGGACGCCCTGGCACGAGAGCGCGATCTCGCTCCCGGTCGAGTACTGCCGGACAGCTCCATCATGCAGGCCGCGCAGACCAACCCGGCCAACGAAGCCGAACTGACCGCACTCCCGGTATTCGGGGGCAAGCAGCAGCGACGCCGCGCTTCGATGTGGATGCGAGCCCTGAACGCGGCGAGGAGCCTTCCCAAAAGCGAACTCCCCGATCCCACACCTCCGAACGACGGTCCGCCTCCGGCCAACCGATGGTCCGACCGTGATCCGGCCGCCGCTGCCCGACTGTCGGCCGCCCGCACGGCACTCGCCGAGATCGCCGAGACAAACAGCCTGCCGATGGAGAATCTCATCCTGCCGGATCTGCTCCGACGCACGTGCTGGGATCCTCCGGAAAATCCGGATCCGGAAACGGTAGCGCGAACACTCCGGGCCAGGGGAGCCCGGGAATGGCAGATCTCCTTGACCGCTGAAGCACTCAGCACCGCATTGGACACGCCGGCCATCTGA
- a CDS encoding response regulator, giving the protein MVPHPREELFTVLVTDDHPLLREAISSRLLQMGAGTVHEAASMAEARARALATGPCDLAILDLGLPDGTGIDLVTELRTQGWSRIVVLASSDDPYAVRAAFQAGAQAYLLKSASPMVVTDGVRRVLDGGVYADPSVAPVLAAGTRVPGTDNTPRELSGREVEVLQFVADGRSNKEIGEALNLSALTVKSHLSRIGRKLGTGDRAQMVALAMRAGVIR; this is encoded by the coding sequence ATGGTCCCGCATCCGCGGGAAGAGCTGTTCACGGTACTCGTGACGGACGATCATCCGTTGCTTCGGGAGGCCATCTCCTCCCGGCTGCTGCAGATGGGCGCCGGCACGGTGCACGAGGCCGCATCGATGGCCGAAGCCAGGGCTCGTGCTCTGGCAACAGGCCCCTGCGACCTCGCCATTCTCGATCTCGGACTCCCCGATGGGACAGGCATAGACCTGGTGACGGAACTTCGTACCCAGGGCTGGTCGCGAATCGTGGTGCTCGCTTCGTCCGACGACCCTTATGCGGTCCGGGCCGCCTTTCAGGCGGGTGCGCAGGCGTACCTGCTGAAGTCGGCCTCGCCGATGGTCGTCACCGACGGGGTGCGCCGCGTTCTCGACGGTGGCGTCTACGCCGATCCCAGCGTGGCTCCCGTATTGGCCGCGGGCACGAGAGTGCCCGGGACCGACAACACACCGCGGGAACTGTCCGGGCGCGAAGTCGAAGTTCTCCAATTCGTGGCCGACGGTCGATCCAACAAGGAGATCGGCGAGGCCCTCAACCTGTCCGCACTCACGGTGAAAAGCCACCTGTCGCGGATCGGCCGCAAGTTGGGTACCGGCGACAGGGCCCAGATGGTGGCCCTGGCTATGCGTGCCGGGGTGATCCGATGA
- a CDS encoding DUF3000 domain-containing protein, with amino-acid sequence MTEMSAVPEVFRQAVAALTSPAPRPEVEISEVRPPKRLAPWAYALAAEATGPAGELATSRLVLLHDPEGQESWDGVWRLVTYLRAELDPEVATDPLLPAVGWSWLTDALENAGASYTALGGTVTLTSSARFGDIAGPEHSHDLELRGSWTAPGPELDAHAMAFHELMSTAAGLPPVGIAVLGSRQGEGHRPV; translated from the coding sequence GTGACGGAGATGTCGGCGGTGCCCGAGGTGTTCCGGCAGGCAGTTGCCGCGTTGACGTCGCCCGCTCCCCGGCCGGAGGTCGAGATCAGCGAGGTGCGTCCGCCCAAGCGTCTCGCGCCGTGGGCATACGCGCTCGCGGCCGAAGCGACCGGCCCAGCTGGTGAGCTGGCCACGTCTCGGCTGGTCCTGCTGCACGACCCGGAGGGGCAGGAGTCCTGGGACGGGGTCTGGCGCCTCGTGACCTACCTCAGAGCGGAACTGGACCCGGAGGTCGCCACCGACCCGCTCCTGCCCGCCGTCGGATGGTCCTGGTTGACCGACGCGCTCGAGAATGCCGGGGCCTCGTATACGGCGCTGGGCGGAACGGTCACACTGACTTCCTCGGCCCGCTTCGGCGACATCGCCGGTCCGGAGCACAGTCACGACCTCGAATTGCGCGGATCATGGACGGCTCCCGGTCCGGAACTCGATGCCCATGCCATGGCCTTCCACGAGCTGATGAGCACGGCTGCCGGGCTCCCTCCGGTGGGGATCGCAGTCCTGGGGTCCCGGCAAGGTGAGGGCCACCGCCCGGTCTGA
- the hemE gene encoding uroporphyrinogen decarboxylase — MTNPASVSARRDLGDTPLLVAARGGTPDHTPVWFMRQAGRSLPEYRRVREGTPMLQACLTPELVCEITAQPVRRHGVDAAILFSDIVLPLYASGVGLDIVAGTGPVVAEPIRSAADVTALPQLAPEQVDPVARAIGLLLEELGRVPLIGFAGAPFTLASYLVEGGPSRNHERTKALMHSDPDTWHALLGRLAEMTLTFLRVQVAAGVDAVQLFDSWAGALSLRDYREFVQPHTRRIFDGLAETTGGQAVPRIHFGVGTGELLGAMSSAGADVLGVDWRVPLDVAAQRVRDSASGSGEPVIQGNLDPAVLFAGREAVERESRRILAEGRAAGGHIFNLGHGVLPDTDPDVLTRVVEFVHSVSSQS; from the coding sequence ATGACGAATCCCGCATCCGTCTCGGCCCGCCGGGACCTTGGCGACACCCCCCTGCTCGTCGCAGCCCGAGGCGGTACGCCCGACCACACGCCGGTCTGGTTCATGCGCCAGGCCGGGCGTTCTCTACCCGAGTATCGACGGGTGCGGGAGGGGACTCCCATGCTGCAGGCATGCCTGACGCCCGAGCTGGTCTGCGAGATCACAGCGCAGCCCGTGCGGCGCCACGGTGTGGATGCGGCCATCCTGTTCAGCGACATCGTGCTGCCCTTGTACGCGTCGGGAGTCGGCCTGGACATCGTTGCCGGGACGGGCCCGGTGGTGGCCGAACCGATCCGCAGCGCGGCCGATGTGACGGCGTTGCCGCAGCTCGCCCCCGAACAGGTCGACCCGGTCGCGAGGGCGATCGGGCTCCTGCTCGAGGAGCTGGGACGGGTTCCGCTGATCGGGTTCGCCGGCGCCCCGTTCACCCTGGCCTCCTACCTGGTGGAGGGTGGGCCGAGTCGCAACCACGAGCGGACGAAGGCACTGATGCACTCCGATCCGGACACGTGGCACGCGCTGCTGGGCAGGCTGGCCGAGATGACGCTGACCTTTCTGCGAGTGCAGGTGGCCGCGGGAGTGGACGCGGTGCAGCTGTTCGACTCCTGGGCGGGTGCGCTCTCGCTGCGCGACTACCGGGAATTCGTCCAGCCGCACACCCGGCGGATTTTCGACGGGCTTGCCGAAACCACGGGCGGGCAGGCGGTGCCGCGCATCCACTTCGGTGTCGGTACCGGTGAACTGCTCGGTGCGATGAGTTCGGCAGGAGCCGATGTCCTCGGTGTCGACTGGCGGGTGCCGCTCGATGTCGCGGCACAGCGAGTGCGCGACTCCGCCTCCGGTTCGGGCGAGCCGGTGATTCAGGGCAATCTCGACCCGGCCGTACTGTTCGCGGGTCGGGAAGCCGTGGAACGGGAGTCACGCCGCATCCTGGCCGAAGGCCGAGCGGCGGGTGGCCACATCTTCAATCTCGGGCACGGGGTGCTGCCGGACACGGACCCGGATGTGCTCACCAGGGTGGTCGAGTTCGTTCACTCGGTGAGTTCGCAGTCGTGA
- the hemG gene encoding protoporphyrinogen oxidase has protein sequence MTGGERRRIVVIGGGVSGLTAAYRLRRTWGQEAEIVLVEQAEQLGGKLGTVDLAGCSYDVGAEAFLVRRPEVLALAEELGLRDDVVHPGPASATVRAGGRRCRIPTGTVMGVPAAAESVRHLLSDEGVAAVRAEADLPPLHLGGADVSVGELLRNRVGDEVVERLVEPLLGGVYSGSADGLGLRATIPALAAAFDAGAESISAAVTAALPPPSPEGQAKPPVFGAFRGGYRSLIERLGQRSSAQPRLGLPVRSVVPAGTGWKLEIGSAPSPEVLDADAVVMAVPAPSARRLLSDAAPGAAEHFATVELASMAVVGMALPPETRLPEDSGVLVARGERHADGTPFTAKAFTFSSRKWPHLRGANGEVLVRASVGRFGQVAELRMDDGELLRNVHADLAELTGIRAEPVDSVVARWGGGLPQYGVGHLDTVAGIEDAVAAVPGLAVAGATLHGVGVPACVATGEAAAAEITRHLSLQ, from the coding sequence GTGACGGGTGGCGAGCGGCGCAGGATCGTCGTCATCGGCGGCGGTGTGTCCGGTCTGACCGCGGCGTATCGGCTGCGGCGGACATGGGGGCAGGAAGCCGAGATCGTCCTGGTGGAGCAGGCCGAGCAACTCGGCGGCAAGCTCGGCACGGTCGACTTGGCGGGATGTTCCTACGACGTCGGTGCCGAGGCTTTCCTGGTACGGCGGCCGGAGGTGCTCGCCTTGGCCGAAGAGCTGGGCCTCCGGGATGACGTGGTGCATCCCGGCCCGGCCTCGGCCACGGTCCGCGCAGGCGGCCGGAGGTGCCGTATACCCACCGGAACCGTCATGGGGGTTCCTGCCGCTGCCGAATCCGTTCGGCACCTCCTCTCGGACGAAGGCGTGGCGGCGGTGCGAGCGGAGGCCGATCTACCGCCACTGCATCTCGGTGGCGCGGACGTGTCCGTGGGCGAACTGCTGCGCAACCGTGTCGGTGACGAAGTCGTCGAGCGCCTCGTCGAGCCGCTACTGGGCGGTGTGTACTCGGGGAGTGCCGATGGGCTGGGACTGCGTGCGACGATCCCCGCACTGGCTGCCGCTTTCGACGCGGGTGCGGAGTCGATCAGTGCGGCGGTCACGGCCGCGCTGCCGCCGCCGAGCCCGGAGGGGCAGGCCAAGCCCCCCGTCTTCGGGGCGTTCCGCGGTGGCTACCGGAGCCTGATCGAGCGGCTCGGGCAGCGAAGCTCGGCGCAACCGCGCCTGGGGCTGCCGGTGCGCTCGGTGGTGCCCGCAGGCACCGGCTGGAAGCTGGAAATCGGATCGGCTCCGTCTCCCGAGGTGCTGGATGCCGACGCCGTGGTGATGGCCGTGCCTGCTCCCTCGGCGCGGCGGTTGCTTTCCGATGCCGCTCCCGGCGCAGCCGAGCATTTTGCGACGGTCGAACTGGCCTCGATGGCCGTGGTGGGGATGGCGCTGCCCCCGGAGACGCGACTGCCCGAGGACTCGGGTGTGCTCGTGGCGCGGGGGGAAAGGCATGCCGATGGGACTCCCTTCACCGCGAAGGCCTTCACCTTCTCCAGCCGTAAGTGGCCGCACCTGCGGGGCGCCAACGGCGAGGTATTGGTGCGCGCCTCGGTCGGCCGCTTCGGACAGGTTGCCGAGTTGCGTATGGACGATGGTGAACTGCTGCGCAACGTGCATGCCGATCTGGCCGAGCTGACCGGGATCCGGGCGGAACCGGTCGATTCCGTGGTCGCTCGCTGGGGTGGCGGACTGCCACAGTACGGGGTCGGTCATCTCGACACCGTCGCCGGAATCGAGGATGCCGTGGCCGCGGTGCCGGGACTGGCGGTGGCCGGGGCGACTCTGCACGGTGTGGGCGTTCCCGCGTGCGTGGCCACGGGAGAGGCGGCAGCGGCCGAGATCACCCGCCACCTGTCCCTGCAGTGA
- the hemQ gene encoding hydrogen peroxide-dependent heme synthase codes for MARLNYAELNDTIRYTMWSVFRIEPGALPEDREKAALRTREFLDGLVDSDVVVRGVYDVSGLRADADFMIWWHASAIESVQAAYTDFRRSTPLGQAAQPVWSSVAVHRPAEFNKSHIPAFLAGEEPKDYICVYPFVRSYEWYLLPDEERREMLAGHGKEARDYPDVRANTVPAFALGDYEWILAFEADEMYRIVDLMRHLRGTNARLHVREETPFYTGHRIDVAGLVAKLP; via the coding sequence ATGGCCCGCCTGAACTACGCCGAACTCAACGACACCATTCGCTACACCATGTGGTCGGTCTTCCGGATCGAGCCGGGCGCCCTGCCCGAGGACCGCGAGAAGGCCGCGTTGCGCACCCGGGAGTTCCTGGACGGTCTCGTGGATTCGGATGTGGTGGTCCGTGGTGTGTACGACGTGTCCGGTCTGCGTGCCGATGCGGACTTCATGATCTGGTGGCATGCGTCGGCGATCGAATCGGTGCAGGCGGCCTACACCGACTTCCGTCGCAGCACCCCGCTGGGGCAGGCCGCCCAGCCGGTGTGGAGCAGTGTCGCCGTGCACCGGCCCGCCGAGTTCAACAAGAGCCACATTCCGGCTTTCCTCGCGGGCGAGGAGCCGAAGGACTACATCTGCGTCTACCCGTTCGTGCGCTCCTACGAGTGGTACCTGCTGCCGGATGAGGAGCGTCGCGAGATGCTCGCGGGCCACGGCAAGGAGGCGCGCGACTATCCGGACGTGCGGGCGAACACCGTCCCGGCCTTCGCGCTCGGCGACTACGAGTGGATCCTCGCCTTCGAAGCCGATGAGATGTATCGCATCGTCGACCTGATGCGGCACCTGCGGGGCACCAACGCTCGCCTGCACGTGCGCGAGGAAACGCCCTTCTACACCGGGCACCGGATCGACGTCGCCGGCCTGGTCGCGAAGCTGCCCTGA
- a CDS encoding FitA-like ribbon-helix-helix domain-containing protein — protein MATIQVRDLSEDSYEIYRKRARAAGQSLQAHVRDVLETEAAKTPKAEVLAAMEEARRNNTGSGVTIESILADKDADRR, from the coding sequence ATGGCGACGATTCAAGTCCGGGATCTTTCGGAAGATTCCTACGAGATATACCGTAAGCGCGCGCGAGCTGCGGGGCAGTCCCTGCAGGCTCATGTTCGTGATGTGCTCGAGACGGAAGCTGCGAAGACTCCGAAGGCGGAAGTCTTGGCTGCGATGGAGGAAGCACGTCGTAACAACACCGGCTCCGGCGTCACCATTGAAAGCATCCTGGCCGATAAGGACGCCGATCGCCGATGA
- a CDS encoding type II toxin-antitoxin system VapC family toxin codes for MTDAVLDASALVFGLTSEAPSASVLRQRFVHLDCHAPHHIDAEVGNVLRRKERRGELDSQAALTALRAVRHMVDQRYPHAGPLAEAAWRLRDSITFYDALYVALAMNLGAPLITADKRLAGAPELSCEVEVVG; via the coding sequence ATGACCGATGCGGTTCTGGATGCTTCAGCGCTCGTGTTCGGACTGACGAGTGAAGCGCCGTCGGCTTCGGTGCTTCGGCAACGGTTTGTTCACCTCGATTGCCATGCTCCGCATCACATCGATGCCGAGGTGGGCAACGTGTTGCGCCGTAAGGAACGTCGCGGGGAATTGGACTCGCAGGCAGCCCTCACAGCCTTGCGGGCAGTCAGGCATATGGTCGATCAGCGCTATCCCCATGCGGGTCCGTTGGCCGAAGCAGCATGGAGGCTGCGTGACTCGATCACTTTCTACGATGCGCTGTACGTGGCTTTGGCGATGAACCTGGGCGCGCCCCTGATTACAGCCGATAAACGTCTCGCCGGGGCGCCCGAACTCTCCTGTGAGGTCGAAGTCGTGGGGTGA
- the msrB gene encoding peptide-methionine (R)-S-oxide reductase MsrB, protein MDPVVGATPKVVKSDREWREKLNENEYAVLRQGATEPPFSGRYVEDKTVGVYECRACGAELFRSGTKFESHCGWPSFYDPRSSDAVILREDRSLGMVRVEVLCASCLSHLGHVFEGEGYNTPTDQRYCINSVALRLVPQEE, encoded by the coding sequence ATGGATCCGGTCGTGGGAGCCACCCCGAAAGTCGTGAAATCCGACCGCGAGTGGCGCGAGAAACTCAACGAGAACGAGTACGCGGTCCTGCGCCAGGGAGCCACCGAACCTCCGTTCAGTGGCCGGTATGTCGAGGACAAGACCGTCGGCGTGTACGAGTGCCGCGCCTGCGGGGCGGAGTTGTTCCGCAGCGGGACGAAGTTCGAATCCCACTGCGGTTGGCCCTCGTTCTACGATCCGCGCAGTTCCGATGCGGTGATCCTGCGCGAGGACCGGTCACTCGGCATGGTCCGGGTCGAGGTGCTGTGTGCTTCCTGCCTGAGCCATCTCGGTCACGTTTTCGAGGGCGAGGGCTACAACACGCCCACCGATCAGCGCTACTGCATCAACTCCGTGGCCCTGCGTCTCGTCCCGCAGGAGGAGTGA